In Quercus lobata isolate SW786 chromosome 12, ValleyOak3.0 Primary Assembly, whole genome shotgun sequence, a genomic segment contains:
- the LOC115972159 gene encoding alpha-L-fucosidase 1-like, with amino-acid sequence MFKLWCTLCTSTLFLLFNFAISSLAIVPTTPPLPILPLPAFSQLKWQQREIIMFCHFGVNTFSDSEWGTGKENPAIFNPVGLDANQWVNTAVEAGISLMILTAKHHDGFCLWPSKYTDHSVKRSPWKNGKGDVVQEFVNAAKARGVDVGIYLSPWDRHDKRYGDDLQYNEYYLAQLQELLNNYGSVREIWFDGAKGSNAPNMSYYFSDWFYMVKELQSSINIFSDAGPDVRWVGNEKGFAGSTCWSTVNRTSLSIGNASIENLLNTGDPRGTDWVPPECDVSIRPGWFWHKSESPKKLSQLLEIYYNSVGRNCLLLLNVPPNTTGLISDTDVHRLKEFRSAIDTIFSTNLAEKGIVKASSQRGGKVGGFGPENVLDSDHIWTYWAPRDVDVKDPWIEIRGTSEMLRFNVVRIQEAIGLGQRIKRHEIYVDGKMVANGTTVGYKRLHRLDEGIVHGQVVRIRIRESKGLPLISSIGLHLDPFWHPNEQ; translated from the exons ATGTTTAAGCTATGGTGCACTTTGTGCACAAGCACACTTTTTCTACTATTCAATTTTGCAATTTCTAGTCTTGCAATTGTGCCAACAACACCACCATTGCCAATTCTTCCCCTTCCAGCATTTTCTCAATTGAAATGGCAACAAAGGGAAATCATAATGTTCTGCCACTTTGGAGTTAACACATTCTCTGACTCTGAATGGGGCACAGGCAAAGAAAACCCAGCCATATTCAACCCAGTTGGGCTTGACGCAAATCAATGGGTGAACACAGCTGTGGAGGCAGGAATTTCTCTCATGATCCTAACTGCAAAACACCATGATGGGTTTTGCTTGTGGCCTTCAAAGTACACTGACCATTCTGTGAAAAGGAGTCCTTGGAAAAATGGGAAAGGTGATGTtgttcaagagtttgtcaatgCGGCTAAGGCCCGTGGCGTTGATGTGGGGATATACCTATCACCATGGGATCGACATGATAAAAGATATGGGGATGATTTACAATACAATGAATACTACCTAGCCCAACTACAAGAGCTACTCAATAA ctATGGTAGTGTTAGAGAAATTTGGTTTGATGGAGCAAAGGGCTCCAATGCACCAAACATGTCATATTACTTCTCAGATTGGTTCTATATGGTGAAGGAGTTGCAAAGTTCTATCAACATATTTTCCGACGCCGGCCCGGACGTTAGGTGGGTCGGAAATGAGAAAGGGTTCGCCGGGAGCACATGCTGGTCTACCGTCAATAGGACTTCACTATCAATTGGAAATGCAAGCATTGAAAA CTTACTTAACACTGGCGATCCACGAGGGACCGATTGGGTTCCACCAGAATGTGACGTTTCTATCAGACCCGGATGGTTTTGGCATAAATCAGaatcaccaaaaaaattaagccaGCTACTAGAGATTTACTATAATTCAGTGGGACGAAACTGTTTGCTACTTCTAAATGTGCCTCCTAATACAACTGGGCTTATATCTGATACTGATGTTCATAGATTGAAGGAGTTTAGGAGTGCAATTGACACaattttttcaaccaatttggcTGAGAAGGGCATTGTAAAAGCTAGCAGCCAAAGAGGAGGCAAAGTGGGAGGTTTTGGACCTGAAAATGTGCTAGATAGTGACCATATATGGACCTATTGGGCACCAAGGGATGTGGATGTAAAGGACCCTTGGATTGAAATTAGAGGGACAAGTGAAATGCTTAGATTTAATGTGGTAAGGATTCAAGAAGCTATAGGGCTTGGTCAGAGGATCAAACGGCATGAAATTTATGTGGATGGTAAGATGGTAGCAAATGGAACCACTGTGGGGTACAAGAGGCTTCACAGGCTAGATGAGGGAATAGTCCATGGCCAAGTTGTGAGGATAAGAATTAGAGAATCAAAGGGTTTGCCTTTGATTTCTTCAATTGGTCTACACCTTGACCCCTTTTGGCACCCAAATGAGCAGTGA
- the LOC115970049 gene encoding cytochrome P450 704C1-like, with product MNLMDFLFNPISFTAIISFVILSVIKFHARRSPKNRKKYHPVAGISIHQLINFHRLHDFMTELSSKHTTYRLLDLNRALVYTADPANVEHFLKTNFENYGKGWFHYNILADLLGDGIFTVDGEKWRHQRKESSYEFSTKILKNFSSVVFKTNAVKLSRILSEAVSSNKTIEIQDLFMKSTLDSVFKIVLGVELDSMCGTYEEGIRFSNAFDEASAITSYRYVDIFWKIKRFLNIGSEAVLRNNMKVIDEFVYKVITSKIEQVNNPLVDLPMKKGDILSRFLELRKTDPKYLKDIILSFMIAGKDTTASTLSWFIYLLCKHPHIQEKIALEVRESTNLKDNSSIDELANSITEEALDRMQYLHAALTETLRLYPVVPVDGKICFSDDTWPDGYSVRKGDAVAYYPYAMGRMKFLWGDDAEEFRPERWLDENRHFQ from the exons ATGAATTTAATGGATTTCCTATTCAATCCAATCTCTTTCACTGCAATAAtttcctttgtgatcttatcTGTGATTAAATTTCATGCCAGAAGGTCACCTAAAAATCGAAAAAAATACCATCCTGTTGCCGGCATCAGTATTCACCAACTGATTAACTTCCATAGGCTGCACGATTTCATGACTGAGCTTTCAAGCAAACACACAACCTACAGGTTGCTTGACCTAAACAGAGCTTTGGTTTACACTGCAGACCCTGCTAATGTTGAACACTTCCTCAAAACAAACTTTGAAAACTATGGCAAG GGTTGGTTCCACTATAATATTCTAGCTGATCTTCTGGGTGATGGAATCTTCACGGTGGATGGAGAAAAGTGGCGACACCAGAGGAAAGAATCAAGCTATGAATTTTCCACCAAGATACTGAAAAACTTTAGCAGTGTAGTCTTTAAAACCAATGCAGTTAAACTTTCTCGGATATTGTCTGAAGCTGTATCCTCAAATAAAACCATAGAGATCCAA GATTTGTTTATGAAATCAACCTTAGACTCAGTATTTAAGATCGTCCTTGGTGTAGAACTGGACAGCATGTGTGGAACATATGAAGAAGGGATTCGATTCTCTAATGCTTTTGATGAAGCCAGTGCAATTACCTCGTATCGGTATGTTGACATTTTCTGGAAGATCAAGCGGTTCCTGAACATTGGATCAGAAGCAGTGCTTAGAAATAATATGAAGGTGATTGATGAATTTGTATACAAAGTAATCACAAGCAAGATTGAACaagtcaataatccactagttGATTTGCCT ATGAAGAAAGGAGACATTTTGTCAAGGTTTCTGGAATTGAGGAAGACGGATCCCAAGTACTTAAAGGACATAATCCTTAGTTTCATGATAGCTGGTAAGGACACAACAGCTAGTACTCTCTCATGGTTCATTTACTTGCTCTGCAAGCATCCTCATATACAGGAAAAGATTGCACTAGAAGTGAGAGAATCAACAAACTTGAAAGATAATTCAAGCATTGATGAACTTGCAAACAGCATAACAGAAGAAGCTCTTGACAGGATGCAGTATCTCCATGCAGCTTTGACTGAGACACTCAGGCTCTATCCTGTAGTTCCAGTG GATGGGAAGATCTGCTTTTCAGATGATACTTGGCCAGATGGTTACAGTGTCAGGAAAGGTGATGCAGTGGCATACTATCCATATGCCATGGGCAGGATGAAATTCTTATGGGGTGATGATGCAGAAGAATTCCGGCCAGAAAGATGGCTCGACGAAAATCGCCATTTCCAGTAA
- the LOC115972602 gene encoding pentatricopeptide repeat-containing protein At5g66520-like, with product MKEAQHLKNTLKNTISSLVQECRNMRELKQIHTHILTCPNLSNNDQHFLITRLLYFCAISDWGSLTYAANVFRLINNPNTSICNIMIRAYATKINGVDNTNASSRSLILYKQMLCDGIAPDFLTFPFLVKECTTRLEGDKGRSIHAHAIKFGFDNDVFVGNSLISLYSVCGYLSCARKVFDEMSNRDVVSWNSMIIGYLRRGELDKALELFRRMKKRNVITWNSIIVGFIQGGRPKEALEFFHEMQMVRDEMVRPDKITIASVLSACAYLGAIDHGKWMHGYLRRSGLECDVVIGTALVDMYGKCGCVEKAYEVFKDMPKRDTLAWTAMISVFALHGFCKEAFDLFEEMETLGVKPNHVTFVGLLSACAHSGLVEKGRWCFDMMRRAYSIEPQVYHYACLVDALARAGLFGEAEELIRGMPMEPDVFVWGALLGGCQMHGNIELGERVAQYLIDLEPLNYAFYVNFCDVYAKANRFDDVKRIRALMKEKGIKKEVPGCSMIEVDGVVHEFSVRGSPDVLMEEVVCILNGFSNLMKIEGFMLDHNKNSLKANIM from the coding sequence atgaaagaagcCCAACACCTAAAAAATACATTGAAGAACACAATCTCAAGTTTAGTCCAAGAATGCAGGAACATGAGAGAGCTTAAACAAATCCATACCCATATCCTGACTTGTCCAAATCTTTCAAACAATGACCAACATTTTCTCATTACTCGTCTCCTTTACTTTTGCGCCATTTCTGATTGGGGCTCTCTCACCTATGCTGCCAATGTTTTCCGACTCATAAACAACCCAAATACCTCTATCTGTAACATAATGATCAGAGCTTATGCTACTAAAATCAATGGAGTTGATAACACAAATGCTTCATCTCGGTCTTTGATTCTATATAAGCAAATGCTTTGTGATGGCATTGCACCTGATTTCCTCACTTTTCCATTTCTAGTAAAGGAATGCACGACGAGGCTCGAGGGTGACAAGGGCCGAAGCATTCATGCCCATGCCATCAAGTTTGGATTTGATAATGATGTTTTTGTTGGGAATTCTTTGATAAGTCTGTATTCGGTATGTGGGTATTTGAGTTGTGCCCGGaaggtgtttgatgaaatgtcGAACAGGGATGTGGTTTCTTGGAACTCGATGATTATTGGGTATTTGAGAAGAGGGGAACTTGATAAGGCGTTGGAATTGTTCAggaggatgaagaagaggaatgtTATAACTTGGAATTCAATTATAGTGGGGTTCATTCAAGGTGGTCGGCCGAAGGAGGCCTTGGAATTTTTCCATGAAATGCAGATGGTAAGGGATGAGATGGTTAGACCGGACAAGATCACAATTGCTAGTGTCCTTTCAGCTTGTGCCTATCTTGGTGCAATTGATCATGGTAAATGGATGCATGGTTACTTGAGGAGAAGTGGCCTAGAGTGTGATGTGGTAATTGGCACGGCATTGGTTGATATGTATGGCAAATGCGGATGTGTGGAAAAAGCATATGAGGTCTTTAAGGATATGCCTAAAAGGGATACCTTGGCATGGACAGCAATGATATCGGTGTTTGCTCTTCATGGGTTTTGTAAAGaggcttttgatctttttgaagaGATGGAAACGCTTGGGGTGAAGCCTAACCATGTGACATTTGTTGGGCTATTGTCGGCTTGTGCTCACTCTGGTCTAGTAGAGAAAGGACGCTGGTGTTTTGACATGATGAGACGTGCTTACTCAATTGAACCACAGGTTTATCACTATGCTTGTCTGGTTGATGCACTTGCCCGTGCTGGGCTTTTTGGAGAGGCAGAAGAGCTTATTAGAGGCATGCCAATGGAGCCAGATGTGTTTGTTTGGGGTGCGTTACTTGGAGGTTGTCAAATGCATGGGAACATAGAATTAGGAGAAAGGGTGGCACAGTATTTAATTGATTTGGAACCTCTGAACTATGCTTTTTATGTGAACTTTTGTGATGTATATGCCAAAGCTAATAGATTTGATGACGTAAAGAGAATTAGAGCcttgatgaaagaaaaagggATAAAGAAGGAAGTCCCAGGCTGCAGCATGATTGAAGTTGATGGGGTTGTCCATGAATTTTCAGTGAGAGGATCACCTGATGTTTTAATGGAGGAAGTAGTCTGTATTTTGAATGGGTTTAGTAACTTGATGAAGATAGAAGGATTTATGCTTGATCATAATAAGAATTCATTGAAGGCAAACATTATGTGA
- the LOC115971386 gene encoding mitochondrial metalloendopeptidase OMA1 has product MGYQRRAKLALDTFRSYTSKIVTPKAPIQEPTSRISQTGSSIFTYNKSHNLSGFSSYSCISQRLGLQVSPNRIRFNQIHSNPFLGGAKRYYYVDRYQVRHFRPRGPQRWFQNPRTVLVVVLVGSGVFITVYFGNLETVPYTKRTHFVLLSKSMERRLGETQFEQMKAAFKGKILPAIHPDSVRVRLIAKDIIEALQRGLRTDQVWSDMSYASEESIGGGGHETLMALKERESEEGKWFKEDEILDDSWVQQSRKKGKDRGSLSATSHLEGLNWEVLVVNEPVVNAFCLPGGKIVVFTGLLEQFKTDAEIATIIGHEVGHAVARHAAEGITKNLWFAILQLILYQFVMPDIVNTMSTLFLRLPFSRRMEMEADYIGLLLMASAGYDPRVAPKVYEKLGQVTGESALRDYLSTHPSGKKRAKLLAQAQVMEEALGIYREVRSGRGIEGFL; this is encoded by the exons ATGGGATACCAACGAAGAGCAAAGCTCGCACTCGATACTTTTCGAAGTTACACTTCCAAGATTGTAACCCCCAAAGCTCCAATTCAAGAACCCACTTCTAGAATTTCCCAAACTGGGTCTTCGATTTTCACTTACAATAAATCTCATAATCTTTCTGGGTTTTCTTCATATTCTTGTATTTCTCAAAGACTTGGTTTACAAGTTTCACCCAATAGAATTCGGTTCAATCAGATTCATTCCAACCCTTTTCTCGGAGGTGCTAAGAGATATTACTACGTTGATCGGTACCAGGTTCGGCATTTCAGGCCACGAGGGCCTCAGCGGTGGTTTCAGAACCCAAGAACTGTGCTGGTAGTGGTTCTTGTGGGTTCTGGGGTATTCATCACTGTGTATTTTGGGAATTTAGAGACAGTCCCATATACGAAGCGAACCCATTTCGTGCTTTTGTCAAAAAGCATGGAGAGGAGGCTTGGAGAGACGCAATTTGAGCAAATGAAGGCAGCATTTAAGGGCAAAATATTGCCTGCAATACACCCTGACAGCGTGAGGGTGAGACTGATAGCAAAGGATATAATTGAGGCATTGCAGAGAGGGTTGAGGACTGATCAGGTGTGGAGTGATATGAGTTATGCATCGGAGGAGAGCATAGGCGGCGGAGGCCATGAGACGTTGATGGCAttgaaggagagggagagtgaggaAGGGAAGTGGTTTAAAGAGGATGAAATTCTTGATGATAGTTGGGTTCAGCAAAGTAGGAAGAAAGGTAAAGACAGAGGGTCTCTATCAGCCACTTCGCATTTGGAAGGATTGAATTGGGAGGTTTTGGTGGTCAATGAGCCTGTTGTTAATGCATTCTGTTTACCGGGCGGGAAGATTGTCGTGTTTACGGGCTTGCTTGAACAATTTAAGACTGATGCTGAGATAGCAACTATAATTGGGCATGAG GTTGGGCATGCTGTGGCTCGACATGCGGCTGAGGGGATTACGAAGAACCTGTGGTTTGCAATTCTACAACTGATACTTTATCAGTTTGTTATGCCTGATATTGTCAACACAATGTCAACTCTTTTCCTGAGGCTTCCTTTCTCCCGGAG GATGGAAATGGAGGCAGACTACATAGGGCTGCTGTTGATGGCCTCAGCTGGATATGATCCTCGTGTGGCCCCCAAAGTGTACGAGAAGTTGGGACAGGTGACAGGCGAATCAGCTCTCAGGGATTATCTTTCAACCCATCCATCTGGAAAGAAGAGAGCTAAGTTGCTGGCTCAAGCCCAGGTCATGGAAGAAGCTCTTGGCATATACAGGGAAGTAAGATCAGGTCGTGGAATCGAAGGTTTTCTGTAG